The proteins below come from a single Mycolicibacterium sp. TY81 genomic window:
- a CDS encoding alpha/beta hydrolase, with amino-acid sequence MTMNAKRRKAHDKLAALPGVRSVRRPVRSSGAEEFDLFYVRTGPLSEHPLVIIPGGPGAASIGHYRNLRRRATAAGLDVIMVEHRGVGMSRHDDDGADLPTEALTIEAAVDDIAAVLDDAGVESAVIYGTSYGSYLAAGVGVRHPARVHAMVLDSPLLCADDIDAVREATRAVLWDGTEPATEGLAKRVRDLAADGQLTPWVVQLATGLYGLVGPEVLEQQLELLLTGRGLLWGAIGHSTKLLFESKTPYRHEPDLVEHIGYQELNYAPEPDGLPLDPALAYRESATGDPDFVAEPFDLVAAMPGFDWPTVVISGGRDLITPPAIAQRVADLIPDAVLLELPSAGHSVLDMREGAALTIATAVCAGEYAELPDRATELDNMPPDFTVRLMVKGIATAAAAESLVPAGLPRAIRQLRTW; translated from the coding sequence ATGACCATGAACGCCAAGCGCCGCAAGGCGCACGACAAGCTCGCGGCGCTGCCGGGGGTACGGTCGGTGCGGCGGCCGGTCCGGTCAAGTGGCGCAGAGGAATTCGATCTGTTCTACGTGCGGACCGGGCCGCTCAGCGAGCATCCGCTGGTGATCATTCCGGGCGGGCCGGGTGCGGCGTCCATCGGGCACTACCGCAATTTGCGCCGCCGGGCGACGGCCGCCGGTCTGGACGTCATCATGGTCGAGCACCGCGGCGTCGGCATGTCCCGACACGACGACGACGGCGCCGACCTGCCCACTGAGGCGCTGACCATCGAGGCCGCGGTCGACGACATCGCGGCGGTCCTGGACGACGCCGGCGTCGAGTCCGCGGTGATCTACGGCACGTCCTACGGCAGCTACCTGGCCGCCGGCGTCGGCGTGCGCCATCCCGCCCGCGTGCATGCCATGGTGCTGGACTCACCGCTGCTGTGCGCCGACGACATCGACGCGGTGCGCGAGGCCACCCGGGCCGTGCTGTGGGACGGCACCGAACCGGCGACGGAGGGGCTCGCCAAGAGGGTGCGGGACCTGGCCGCCGACGGGCAGCTGACGCCTTGGGTCGTGCAACTGGCGACGGGTCTGTACGGCCTGGTCGGCCCGGAAGTTCTGGAGCAGCAGCTCGAGTTGCTGCTCACCGGACGCGGGCTCCTCTGGGGCGCCATCGGGCACAGCACCAAGCTGCTGTTCGAGAGCAAGACGCCGTACCGGCATGAGCCCGACCTGGTCGAGCACATCGGCTACCAGGAGCTCAACTATGCCCCCGAGCCCGACGGTCTGCCGCTCGACCCGGCGCTGGCATACCGCGAATCGGCCACCGGCGACCCCGATTTCGTTGCCGAACCTTTCGACCTGGTGGCCGCGATGCCGGGATTCGACTGGCCCACCGTGGTGATCTCCGGCGGCCGGGACTTGATCACGCCGCCGGCTATCGCCCAGCGGGTCGCCGACCTGATTCCGGACGCTGTGCTGCTGGAACTGCCCAGCGCCGGACATAGCGTGCTCGACATGCGTGAGGGTGCGGCACTGACCATCGCCACTGCGGTGTGTGCCGGCGAATATGCGGAATTGCCGGACCGCGCAACGGAATTGGACAATATGCCGCCGGACTTCACG
- a CDS encoding acyl-CoA dehydrogenase family protein encodes MTILDLPDTTTWTDLLADIAAGAKDRDLDDVNPFDQVAALKRAGFGTLRLPTELGGAGLTVPQLFSAVIDVARADPVVAHIFRTHFWFVEERLRTLDQPGSRAWLDKVADGKVFGNAFSEKGSHAVGSLVFNTRLTPGHDGGFILTGEKFYSTGTLFSDYLTVTATTDHDSVATVIVPADRAGVTIIDDWDGFGQRRTGTGTTRFQDVTVLPDEVLTDTRYDAEPVPSVQYTLLQLYIHAVVAGILENIVDDGIALLRSRERSFSHASAASPTDDPLLQRQLGELASSAYIARAAVLDAAAAIGAAIDSTGPDGVPDAALVAQAQLQAAKVKVHLDDIAPRAATKLLELGGASAASRQRNLDRHWRNIRTITLHNPVGYKARVVGQNLLHGTAIPANAYF; translated from the coding sequence ATGACCATCCTCGACCTCCCCGACACGACAACGTGGACCGACCTGCTGGCCGATATCGCAGCGGGCGCCAAAGACCGCGATCTGGACGACGTGAATCCCTTCGACCAGGTGGCCGCGCTCAAGCGCGCCGGATTCGGCACCCTGCGCCTGCCCACCGAGCTGGGCGGAGCCGGACTCACGGTGCCGCAACTGTTTTCCGCCGTCATCGACGTCGCCCGCGCCGATCCGGTGGTGGCGCACATCTTCCGTACGCATTTCTGGTTCGTCGAGGAGCGGCTGCGCACCCTGGACCAGCCCGGGTCCCGGGCCTGGCTGGACAAGGTGGCCGACGGCAAGGTGTTCGGCAATGCGTTCAGTGAGAAGGGCTCCCACGCGGTGGGCAGCCTGGTGTTCAACACCCGCTTGACGCCGGGCCACGACGGCGGATTCATCTTGACCGGCGAGAAGTTCTACAGCACCGGAACCCTGTTCTCGGACTACCTGACCGTGACAGCGACCACCGATCATGATTCGGTGGCGACCGTCATCGTCCCGGCCGATCGCGCCGGCGTGACGATCATCGACGACTGGGACGGTTTCGGTCAGCGCCGTACCGGCACCGGCACCACGCGGTTCCAGGACGTGACGGTGCTGCCCGACGAAGTGCTCACGGACACGCGGTACGACGCCGAGCCTGTGCCGTCGGTGCAGTACACCCTGTTGCAGCTGTACATCCACGCCGTGGTGGCCGGAATCCTGGAGAACATCGTGGACGACGGGATCGCGCTCCTGCGGTCCCGCGAGCGCAGCTTCAGCCACGCCTCTGCCGCATCACCGACCGACGACCCGCTGCTGCAGCGCCAGCTCGGCGAACTGGCCAGCTCCGCCTACATCGCCCGGGCCGCAGTGCTGGATGCGGCGGCAGCGATCGGGGCGGCCATCGATTCGACCGGCCCGGACGGTGTGCCCGACGCGGCGCTGGTCGCCCAGGCCCAGCTGCAGGCGGCGAAGGTGAAGGTGCACCTGGACGACATCGCGCCGCGCGCCGCCACCAAGCTCCTGGAGCTCGGCGGTGCCAGCGCGGCCAGCCGGCAACGCAACCTCGACCGGCACTGGCGCAACATCCGCACCATCACGCTGCACAACCCCGTCGGTTACAAGGCCCGGGTGGTCGGGCAGAACCTGTTGCACGGCACCGCGATTCCCGCCAACGCCTACTTCTGA
- a CDS encoding GMC family oxidoreductase, whose amino-acid sequence MIADFVVVGTGSAGAVLADRLSADGTAQVVVLEAGAVDKNQFIRIPAAFAKLFRGEFDWDYSTEPQPELAGRRIYWPRGKTLGGSSSMNAMMWVRGLPADYDEWGELAGEEWSYAAVKKYFDRIEAGPLVLSPQRSPRGVTAAWLEAAEQSGYEGFVETRVCQRRGARWSTADAYLRPALRRSNLHLRTGATATRVLIEDGRAVGVEYEADGRRQIVRARREVILSGGAINSPQLLMLSGIGPREHLAEHGIDVVHDAPGVGSNLLDHLVVLLGFDAKCETLISAEKPVQLLNYLTRRRGMLTSNVGEAYGFVRSDPELAQPDIELIFAPAPFFDEGLGDAYPRDAVAMGPILVKPKSTGTIRLASADPLAKPIIDPRYLSDPEGADRKALLAGLRMLADMTQAPALKGLLGDIARPVGAHDLDDRTLELALATTSHTLYHPTTTCRMGSDEASVVDPQLRVRGVAGLRVADASVMPTIIRGHTHAPSVLIGEKAADLITD is encoded by the coding sequence GTGATCGCTGACTTCGTCGTCGTGGGGACCGGCTCGGCCGGTGCGGTGCTGGCTGATCGACTGAGCGCCGACGGCACCGCGCAGGTGGTGGTGCTGGAGGCCGGGGCCGTCGACAAGAACCAGTTCATCCGTATCCCGGCGGCTTTCGCGAAGCTGTTCCGCGGCGAGTTCGATTGGGATTACTCGACCGAACCGCAGCCCGAGCTCGCCGGCCGCCGCATCTACTGGCCGCGCGGCAAGACCCTCGGCGGCTCGTCGTCGATGAACGCCATGATGTGGGTGCGCGGCCTGCCCGCGGACTACGACGAGTGGGGTGAGCTCGCCGGCGAAGAGTGGTCGTACGCGGCCGTGAAGAAGTATTTCGACCGGATCGAGGCCGGGCCGCTGGTGCTCAGCCCGCAGCGCAGCCCCCGCGGTGTCACGGCCGCGTGGCTGGAGGCCGCCGAGCAGTCCGGTTACGAGGGGTTCGTCGAGACCCGGGTGTGTCAGCGCCGCGGCGCGCGGTGGAGCACCGCCGACGCCTATCTGCGGCCCGCGCTGCGCAGGTCGAACCTGCATCTGCGCACCGGCGCCACGGCAACCCGCGTGCTGATCGAGGACGGGCGGGCGGTCGGCGTCGAGTACGAGGCGGACGGCCGTCGTCAGATCGTCCGGGCGCGCCGTGAGGTGATCCTGTCCGGAGGCGCGATCAACAGCCCGCAGCTGCTGATGCTGTCCGGCATCGGTCCGCGCGAGCATCTGGCCGAGCACGGCATCGATGTGGTCCACGACGCGCCGGGCGTCGGGTCGAACCTGCTGGACCACCTGGTCGTGCTGCTCGGGTTCGACGCCAAGTGCGAGACCCTGATCAGCGCGGAAAAACCGGTGCAGCTGCTCAACTACCTGACCCGCCGCCGCGGCATGCTGACCTCGAATGTCGGTGAGGCATATGGCTTCGTCCGCAGTGACCCTGAACTCGCGCAACCCGACATCGAGCTGATCTTCGCCCCGGCGCCGTTCTTCGACGAGGGCCTCGGCGACGCCTACCCGCGCGACGCGGTGGCGATGGGGCCGATCCTGGTGAAGCCCAAGAGCACCGGCACCATCCGGCTGGCCTCGGCCGATCCATTGGCCAAGCCGATCATCGACCCGCGCTACCTGTCCGACCCCGAGGGTGCGGACCGCAAGGCACTGCTGGCGGGCCTGCGGATGCTGGCGGACATGACCCAGGCCCCGGCGCTGAAGGGACTGCTGGGCGACATCGCCCGCCCGGTGGGTGCGCACGATCTCGACGACCGCACGCTGGAGCTGGCACTGGCCACCACGTCGCACACGCTGTATCACCCGACCACCACGTGCCGGATGGGCAGCGACGAGGCCAGCGTGGTCGACCCGCAGCTCCGCGTCCGTGGGGTCGCGGGGCTGCGGGTCGCCGACGCTTCGGTGATGCCGACCATCATCCGGGGCCACACTCACGCCCCGAGCGTGCTGATCGGTGAGAAGGCCGCCGACCTCATTACCGACTGA
- a CDS encoding ATP-binding protein has protein sequence MKLHRLVLTNYRGITHREIEFPERGVVVVAGANEIGKSSMIEALDLLLESKDRSTKKEVKQVKPTHADVGAEVTAEISTGPYQFEYYKRFHKKAETRLTILAPRREQLTGDEAHDRVRAMLEETVDTELWRAQRILQSAAMVPVDLAGCDALARALDVAAGQAGALEGALSGNEPLLVDRIDAEFLKYFTQTGRPTGVWAEATKSLKAAQAEVAARAAAVAEVDEAVRRHGELTKELVTATEQLAAAEVRLAAAREAATAVARVRDELAQARVQAQAAVATATAARSALDERQRLQADVEQRTAGIGELTAAAEHAAQQQLTAAQLQQAADTAVAVARSVVEAGRVRLDAARQVVDQLSQRAEAVRLSGLLERVQVAADELAAVADQLGKITLTAAGMRAIETAAAAVDRAAAAAELASARIELVAHGDVELRVGDQDVTLSAGSEWATSAGGRTDVELPGLLTVRVLPGTPAADTSAVLDAARNALAAALQPHGVADVEAARALDARRRELEAERDRLTVTRQTLLAADTVEALAARLAGLREQLGDTDAIDVGAARAELEAADAEQRRATTEYEQCRDTATAAAAAVAAALTAATVAREKVTAATAALTEATERLTRQRELEDDAALTQRVAALGEQAAAAAAREQELAAALAAAAPDAVDAELAAATADSARLGARRRELDDQLRDVAAQLKVYGTQGRQSQLDAAEIALRHAESEHAAVGRRARAAELLRTVMGRHREQARQRYVAPFRTEVERLGRIVFGDSFAVEVDSDLRICSRTVAGTTVPYESLSGGAKEQLGIVARLAGAALVAKEDTVPVIIDDALGFTDAGRLTRMGEVFDAVGGDGQVIVLTCSPERYASVGDATRIELTA, from the coding sequence ATGAAGTTGCACCGGCTGGTCCTGACCAATTACCGCGGCATCACCCACCGCGAGATCGAATTTCCCGAGCGCGGCGTGGTGGTGGTCGCCGGCGCCAACGAGATCGGCAAGTCCTCCATGATCGAGGCGCTCGATCTGCTGCTGGAGTCCAAGGACCGCTCGACCAAGAAAGAGGTCAAGCAGGTCAAGCCGACTCATGCTGACGTCGGTGCCGAGGTGACGGCCGAAATCTCCACCGGCCCTTACCAGTTCGAGTATTACAAGCGGTTCCACAAGAAGGCCGAAACCCGGCTGACCATCCTCGCGCCGCGCCGCGAGCAGCTCACCGGCGACGAGGCGCACGACCGGGTGCGCGCGATGCTGGAGGAGACGGTCGACACCGAACTCTGGCGGGCCCAACGCATTCTGCAGTCTGCCGCCATGGTGCCGGTCGACCTCGCCGGATGCGACGCGCTGGCTCGGGCACTCGATGTCGCGGCCGGCCAGGCCGGTGCACTCGAGGGTGCGCTGTCGGGCAACGAGCCGCTGCTGGTCGACCGGATCGACGCCGAGTTCTTGAAGTACTTCACGCAGACCGGCCGCCCCACCGGTGTGTGGGCCGAGGCAACAAAAAGCCTGAAGGCGGCGCAGGCGGAGGTCGCGGCGCGTGCCGCCGCGGTGGCCGAGGTCGACGAGGCGGTCCGCCGCCACGGCGAGCTGACGAAGGAATTGGTAACGGCCACTGAGCAACTGGCGGCCGCCGAGGTGCGGCTGGCGGCGGCTCGGGAAGCGGCGACCGCGGTGGCTCGAGTCCGCGACGAGCTTGCCCAGGCGCGCGTGCAGGCGCAGGCGGCGGTGGCGACCGCGACGGCAGCACGCAGTGCTCTCGATGAGCGGCAGCGGCTGCAGGCCGACGTCGAGCAGCGGACCGCCGGCATCGGTGAACTGACCGCCGCCGCCGAGCACGCCGCGCAACAGCAGCTGACCGCGGCGCAGCTGCAGCAGGCTGCCGACACCGCCGTGGCGGTGGCGCGGTCCGTGGTGGAGGCCGGTCGCGTCCGCCTGGATGCGGCGCGGCAGGTGGTGGACCAACTGTCCCAGCGCGCTGAGGCGGTTCGGCTGTCCGGCCTGCTGGAGCGGGTGCAGGTTGCCGCCGACGAACTGGCGGCGGTCGCCGATCAGCTGGGCAAGATCACGCTGACCGCGGCGGGCATGCGCGCCATCGAAACCGCCGCCGCCGCGGTGGACCGTGCGGCCGCGGCCGCTGAACTCGCCTCGGCGCGAATCGAATTGGTGGCTCACGGCGACGTCGAGCTGCGCGTGGGTGACCAGGACGTGACGCTGTCCGCCGGGTCGGAGTGGGCCACGAGCGCGGGCGGCCGGACCGATGTCGAACTCCCCGGGCTGCTGACGGTGCGGGTGCTGCCCGGTACCCCGGCCGCGGACACCAGCGCCGTTCTCGACGCGGCGCGCAATGCGCTGGCGGCTGCGCTCCAGCCACACGGGGTTGCTGACGTCGAGGCCGCGCGGGCCCTGGACGCCCGGCGGCGCGAACTCGAAGCGGAGCGTGATCGGCTGACCGTCACCCGGCAGACGCTGCTGGCCGCCGACACGGTCGAGGCGCTCGCGGCTCGGCTGGCGGGGCTGCGGGAGCAGCTGGGCGACACCGATGCCATCGACGTCGGGGCGGCACGCGCCGAGCTGGAAGCCGCCGACGCCGAACAGCGCCGGGCGACAACCGAGTACGAGCAATGCCGCGACACGGCCACCGCCGCGGCGGCCGCGGTGGCGGCCGCGTTGACCGCGGCGACGGTCGCCCGCGAGAAGGTGACGGCGGCGACGGCCGCGCTCACCGAGGCCACCGAGCGACTGACCCGGCAGCGCGAGCTGGAGGACGACGCGGCCTTGACCCAGCGCGTCGCGGCGCTGGGGGAGCAGGCTGCCGCGGCCGCCGCGCGCGAACAGGAACTCGCCGCGGCACTGGCTGCCGCCGCGCCAGACGCCGTCGACGCGGAACTGGCGGCGGCCACCGCGGATTCGGCCCGGCTCGGTGCCCGGCGCCGCGAACTCGATGACCAATTGCGGGATGTGGCAGCGCAATTGAAGGTGTACGGGACACAGGGCCGCCAGAGCCAGCTCGATGCCGCCGAGATCGCGCTGCGGCATGCGGAGTCCGAGCATGCAGCGGTGGGGCGTCGAGCCCGGGCCGCTGAACTGCTGCGGACGGTGATGGGCCGGCACCGTGAGCAGGCCCGGCAGCGGTACGTGGCACCGTTCCGCACCGAGGTGGAACGGCTGGGGCGCATCGTGTTCGGTGACAGCTTCGCCGTCGAGGTCGACAGTGATCTGCGGATTTGCAGTCGCACCGTCGCGGGCACCACCGTGCCGTACGAGAGCCTCTCCGGTGGGGCCAAGGAACAGCTGGGAATCGTCGCCCGGCTGGCCGGCGCGGCGCTGGTGGCCAAGGAGGACACCGTCCCGGTGATCATCGATGACGCACTGGGGTTCACCGATGCGGGCCGGTTGACGCGCATGGGTGAGGTGTTCGACGCGGTCGGCGGTGATGGTCAGGTGATCGTGCTGACCTGCAGCCCCGAGCGTTATGCCAGCGTCGGCGACGCGACGCGCATCGAGCTCACCGCTTAG